In Drosophila busckii strain San Diego stock center, stock number 13000-0081.31 chromosome 4, ASM1175060v1, whole genome shotgun sequence, the following proteins share a genomic window:
- the LOC108607379 gene encoding glutamate receptor ionotropic, kainate 2 isoform X3 has protein sequence MEMNAQYGVYYVSLVCMASMILLVKALPPVIRVGAIFTDDERESSIESAFKYAIYRINKEKSLLPNTQLVYDIEYVPRDDSFRTTKKVCRQLEAGVQAIFGPTDPLLAGHVQSICEAFDIPHIEIRVDLEMSLREFSINLYPSQNIMNLAYRDLMTYLNWTKVAIIYEEDYGLFKQQDLIHSSTEMRTEMYIRQANPETYRQVLRAIRQKEIYKIIVDTNPTNIKTFFRSILQLQMNDHRYHYMFTTFDLETYDLEDFRYNSVNITAFRLVDVESKRYQEVIDQMQKLQHSGLDMINGMPYIQTEAALMFDSVYAFAHGLKHLDISHTLTFRTLSCESDKVWSDGLSLYNYINSAAVNGLTGKIKLNEGRRNNFKVDILKLKQETVQKVGFWQPDGGVNISDPTAFYDSNIANITLVVMTREERPYVMVKDDANLTGNARFEGFCIDLLKAIAQQVGFQYKIELVPDNMYGVYIPETNSWNGIVQELMERRADLAVASMTINYARESVIDFTKPFMNLGIGILFKVPTSQPTRLFSFMNPLAVEIWLYVLAAYILVSFALFVMARFSPYEWKNPHPCYKQTDIVENQFSISNSIWFITGTFLRQGSGLNPKATSTRIVGGCWFFFCLIIISSYTANLAAFLTVERMITPIESASDLAEQTEISYGTLEGGSTMTFFRDSKIGIYQKMWRYMENRKASVFVKTYEDGIKRVMDGNYAFLMESTMLDYAVQRDCNLTQIGGLLDSKGYGIATPKGSPWRDKISLAILELQEKGIIQILYDKWWKNTGDVCNRDDKSKESKANALGVENIGGVFVVLLCGLALAVVVAIFEFCWNSKKNLHTDNQSLCSEMAEELCFAMHCQGSKSKPRSALKRDCVKCVPGSTYVPTNVTMPNMGVHYSYFN, from the exons atggaAATGAATGCTCAATACGGCGTCTACTATGTATCGCTAGTATGTATGGCTTCAATGATTTTACTGGTAAAAGCATTGCCCCCAGTAATTCGTGTGG GTGCAATTTTTACGGATGATGAACGCGAAAGTAGCATCGAAtcagcatttaaatatgcaatttatcgAATTAATAAGGAGAAATCGCTTTTGCCTAATACACAATTAGTATATGACATTGAATATGTGCCGCGAGACGACTCCTTTAGAACAACAAAGAAAGTCTGTCGACAATTGGAGGCCGGAGTCCAGGCAATTTTTGGGCCAACTGATCCACTTCTTGCTGGTCACGTACAATCTATTTGCGAAGCATTTGATATACCCCATATTGAAATTCGTGTCGACTTGGAAATGAGCTTGAGGGAATTCTCCATAAATTTATATCCATCACAGAATATAATGAACCTAGCCTATAGAGACCTAATGACCTATTTGAACTGGACCAAAGTCGCAATTATATATGAAGAAGATTATG GTCTCTTTAAGCAGCAGGACCTAATACATTCATCTACGGAAATGAGAACGGAAATGTATATAAGACAAGCCAATCCGGAGACCTATCGCCAAGTTTTACGTGCAATTCGGCAAAaggaaatatacaaaataatagttGACACAAATcctacaaatataaaaacattttttcgaTCA ATATTACAACTTCAAATGAATGATCACCGATATCACTATATGTTTACAACGTTT GATCTGGAGACATATGATTTGGAAGACTTTCGATACAATAGTGTGAACATCACAGCGTTCCGATTAGTTGATGTTGAGAGTAAGCGTTATCAGGAAGTTATAGATCAAATGCAGAAGTTACAACATAGCGGCTTGGATATGATAAACGGCATGCCATACATTCAG acggAGGCTGCACTTATGTTTGACTCGGTGTACGCCTTTGCGCATGGGCTAAAGCACTTGGATATCAGCCATACATTGACTTTCAGAACCCTTTCGTGCGAATCAGACAAAGTCTGGAGTGATGGACTCTcgctttataattatattaattct gccGCAGTTAATGGATTGACAGGAAAAATCAAGTTAAATGAAGGGCGTCGAAATAACTTTAAAGTTGatatacttaaattaaaacagGAAACGGTTCAAAAAGTAGGATTTTGGCAACCAGATGGGGGTGTAAACATTTCTGATCCTACCGCATTTTACGACTCTAACATTGCGAATATAACTTTGGTGGTAATGACCAGAGAG GAGCGCCCATACGTAATGGTCAAGGATGACGCTAACCTTACTGGTAATGCAAGATTTGAAGGCTTTTGCATTGATCTGTTGAAAGCTATTGCGCAGCAGGTTGgctttcaatataaaattgagcTAGTTCCAGATAATATGTACGGAGTGTATATACCGGAAACAAATTCGTGGAACGGTATTGTACAGGAACTTATGGAGAGA CGAGCTGACTTAGCTGTTGCCTCAATGACTATTAACTATGCACGAGAGAGTGTCATTGACTTTACCAAGCCTTTTATGAACTTGGGTATTGGTATATTGTTTAAG GTACCAACAAGCCAGCCCACAAGACTGTTTTCCTTTATGAACCCATTGGCAGTTGAGATCTGGCTTTATGTGCTAGCTGCTTATATATTAGTCTCCTTCGCACTGTTTGTGATGGCTCGATTTTCTCCATATGAATGGAAAAACCCTCATCCGTGTTACAAGCAAACCGATATCGTTGAAAATCAATTCTCCATATCAAACAGTATTTGGTTTATAACTGGAACATTTTTACGACAAGGCTCAGGGCTAAATCCAAAG gCTACCTCGACACGCATTGTGGGTGGATGctggtttttcttttgtctCATTATTATTTCATCGTATACTGCCAACTTGGCTGCCTTCCTTACAGTAGAGCGTATGATAACGCCTATAGAAAGTGCGTCCGATTTGGCAGAGCAAACTGAAATATCGTACGGTACTTTGGAAGGTGGTTCAACTATGACATTCTTTCGA GACTCAAAAATTGGGATTTATCAGAAGATGTGGCGGTATATGGAGAATCGAAAGGCTTCTGTATTTGTGAAGACTTACGAGGACGGTATAAAGCGCGTAATGGATGGCAATTATGCTTTTCTAATGGAGTCAACAATGTTGGACTATGCTGTCCAGCGGGATTGTAATTTAACTCAGATAGGTGGACTATTGGACTCGAAAGGATATGGGATAGCCACACCCAAAGGATCGCCATGGAGAGATAAGATCTCACTTGCAATTCTTGAACTACAAGAGAAAGGAATTATTCAAATTCTTTATGATAAATGGTGGAAAAATACTGGGGATGTTTGCAATAGAGATGACAAAAGTAAAGAATCAAAAGCTAATGCATTGGGTGTAGAAAATATTg GTGgagtatttgttgttttactcTGTGGCTTAGCactggctgttgttgtagccATTTTTGAGTTCTGCTGGAATTCAAAGAAAAATTTGCATACCGATAATCAATCATTGTGTTCTGAAATGGCTGAGGAATTATGCTTTGCCATGCACTGCCAAGGATCTAAGTCCAAGCCCAGATCGGCCCTCAAACGCGATTGTGTGAAATGTGTACCAGGGTCAACATATGTTCCCACGAATGTAACCATGCCAAATATGGGCGTTCATTACagctattttaattga
- the LOC108607379 gene encoding glutamate receptor ionotropic, kainate 2 isoform X1, with translation MEMNAQYGVYYVSLVCMASMILLVKALPPVIRVGAIFTDDERESSIESAFKYAIYRINKEKSLLPNTQLVYDIEYVPRDDSFRTTKKVCRQLEAGVQAIFGPTDPLLAGHVQSICEAFDIPHIEIRVDLEMSLREFSINLYPSQNIMNLAYRDLMTYLNWTKVAIIYEEDYGLFKQQDLIHSSTEMRTEMYIRQANPETYRQVLRAIRQKEIYKIIVDTNPTNIKTFFRSILQLQMNDHRYHYMFTTFDLETYDLEDFRYNSVNITAFRLVDVESKRYQEVIDQMQKLQHSGLDMINGMPYIQTEAALMFDSVYAFAHGLKHLDISHTLTFRTLSCESDKVWSDGLSLYNYINSAAVNGLTGKIKLNEGRRNNFKVDILKLKQETVQKVGFWQPDGGVNISDPTAFYDSNIANITLVVMTREERPYVMVKDDANLTGNARFEGFCIDLLKAIAQQVGFQYKIELVPDNMYGVYIPETNSWNGIVQELMERRADLAVASMTINYARESVIDFTKPFMNLGIGILFKVPTSQPTRLFSFMNPLAVEIWLYVLAAYILVSFALFVMARFSPYEWKNPHPCYKQTDIVENQFSISNSIWFITGTFLRQGSGLNPKISDRAQTKFFSFMNPLAIEIWFFIAFGYILVSIVIWIVARLSPVEWVRSTPACSMACDHMLKKIQKQKYIDEQLELQTFENITANADDTEKRIKYREDNDNDDSESDDTKELVSVQNEFTLKNSFWFAIGALMQQGADLYPRATSTRIVGGCWFFFCLIIISSYTANLAAFLTVERMITPIESASDLAEQTEISYGTLEGGSTMTFFRDSKIGIYQKMWRYMENRKASVFVKTYEDGIKRVMDGNYAFLMESTMLDYAVQRDCNLTQIGGLLDSKGYGIATPKGSPWRDKISLAILELQEKGIIQILYDKWWKNTGDVCNRDDKSKESKANALGVENIGGVFVVLLCGLALAVVVAIFEFCWNSKKNLHTDNQSLCSEMAEELCFAMHCQGSKSKPRSALKRDCVKCVPGSTYVPTNVTMPNMGVHYSYFN, from the exons atggaAATGAATGCTCAATACGGCGTCTACTATGTATCGCTAGTATGTATGGCTTCAATGATTTTACTGGTAAAAGCATTGCCCCCAGTAATTCGTGTGG GTGCAATTTTTACGGATGATGAACGCGAAAGTAGCATCGAAtcagcatttaaatatgcaatttatcgAATTAATAAGGAGAAATCGCTTTTGCCTAATACACAATTAGTATATGACATTGAATATGTGCCGCGAGACGACTCCTTTAGAACAACAAAGAAAGTCTGTCGACAATTGGAGGCCGGAGTCCAGGCAATTTTTGGGCCAACTGATCCACTTCTTGCTGGTCACGTACAATCTATTTGCGAAGCATTTGATATACCCCATATTGAAATTCGTGTCGACTTGGAAATGAGCTTGAGGGAATTCTCCATAAATTTATATCCATCACAGAATATAATGAACCTAGCCTATAGAGACCTAATGACCTATTTGAACTGGACCAAAGTCGCAATTATATATGAAGAAGATTATG GTCTCTTTAAGCAGCAGGACCTAATACATTCATCTACGGAAATGAGAACGGAAATGTATATAAGACAAGCCAATCCGGAGACCTATCGCCAAGTTTTACGTGCAATTCGGCAAAaggaaatatacaaaataatagttGACACAAATcctacaaatataaaaacattttttcgaTCA ATATTACAACTTCAAATGAATGATCACCGATATCACTATATGTTTACAACGTTT GATCTGGAGACATATGATTTGGAAGACTTTCGATACAATAGTGTGAACATCACAGCGTTCCGATTAGTTGATGTTGAGAGTAAGCGTTATCAGGAAGTTATAGATCAAATGCAGAAGTTACAACATAGCGGCTTGGATATGATAAACGGCATGCCATACATTCAG acggAGGCTGCACTTATGTTTGACTCGGTGTACGCCTTTGCGCATGGGCTAAAGCACTTGGATATCAGCCATACATTGACTTTCAGAACCCTTTCGTGCGAATCAGACAAAGTCTGGAGTGATGGACTCTcgctttataattatattaattct gccGCAGTTAATGGATTGACAGGAAAAATCAAGTTAAATGAAGGGCGTCGAAATAACTTTAAAGTTGatatacttaaattaaaacagGAAACGGTTCAAAAAGTAGGATTTTGGCAACCAGATGGGGGTGTAAACATTTCTGATCCTACCGCATTTTACGACTCTAACATTGCGAATATAACTTTGGTGGTAATGACCAGAGAG GAGCGCCCATACGTAATGGTCAAGGATGACGCTAACCTTACTGGTAATGCAAGATTTGAAGGCTTTTGCATTGATCTGTTGAAAGCTATTGCGCAGCAGGTTGgctttcaatataaaattgagcTAGTTCCAGATAATATGTACGGAGTGTATATACCGGAAACAAATTCGTGGAACGGTATTGTACAGGAACTTATGGAGAGA CGAGCTGACTTAGCTGTTGCCTCAATGACTATTAACTATGCACGAGAGAGTGTCATTGACTTTACCAAGCCTTTTATGAACTTGGGTATTGGTATATTGTTTAAG GTACCAACAAGCCAGCCCACAAGACTGTTTTCCTTTATGAACCCATTGGCAGTTGAGATCTGGCTTTATGTGCTAGCTGCTTATATATTAGTCTCCTTCGCACTGTTTGTGATGGCTCGATTTTCTCCATATGAATGGAAAAACCCTCATCCGTGTTACAAGCAAACCGATATCGTTGAAAATCAATTCTCCATATCAAACAGTATTTGGTTTATAACTGGAACATTTTTACGACAAGGCTCAGGGCTAAATCCAAAG aTATCAGATCGAGCTCAAACGAAGTTCTTTTCATTTATGAATCCACTAGCCATTGAAATTTGGTTCTTTATTGCATTTGGCTACATACTTGTGTCAATCGTTATTTGGATAGTTGCCAGACTATCTCCAGTGGAATGGGTTCGCTCGACACCCGCCTGCTCTATGGCATGTGATCATATGTTAAAAAAGATTCAAAAACAGAAATATATTGACGAGCAGTTGGAGTTGCAAACATTTGAAAACATCACTGCGAATGCAGATGATACTGAAAAACGCATTAAATATAGAGaggataatgataatgatgacaGCGAATCCGATGACACAAAGGAATTAGTTAGCGTGCAAAATGAGTTTACTCTGAAGAATAGCTTTTGGTTCGCAATAGGCGCTTTGATGCAACAAGGGGCTGACTTATATCCAAGG gCTACCTCGACACGCATTGTGGGTGGATGctggtttttcttttgtctCATTATTATTTCATCGTATACTGCCAACTTGGCTGCCTTCCTTACAGTAGAGCGTATGATAACGCCTATAGAAAGTGCGTCCGATTTGGCAGAGCAAACTGAAATATCGTACGGTACTTTGGAAGGTGGTTCAACTATGACATTCTTTCGA GACTCAAAAATTGGGATTTATCAGAAGATGTGGCGGTATATGGAGAATCGAAAGGCTTCTGTATTTGTGAAGACTTACGAGGACGGTATAAAGCGCGTAATGGATGGCAATTATGCTTTTCTAATGGAGTCAACAATGTTGGACTATGCTGTCCAGCGGGATTGTAATTTAACTCAGATAGGTGGACTATTGGACTCGAAAGGATATGGGATAGCCACACCCAAAGGATCGCCATGGAGAGATAAGATCTCACTTGCAATTCTTGAACTACAAGAGAAAGGAATTATTCAAATTCTTTATGATAAATGGTGGAAAAATACTGGGGATGTTTGCAATAGAGATGACAAAAGTAAAGAATCAAAAGCTAATGCATTGGGTGTAGAAAATATTg GTGgagtatttgttgttttactcTGTGGCTTAGCactggctgttgttgtagccATTTTTGAGTTCTGCTGGAATTCAAAGAAAAATTTGCATACCGATAATCAATCATTGTGTTCTGAAATGGCTGAGGAATTATGCTTTGCCATGCACTGCCAAGGATCTAAGTCCAAGCCCAGATCGGCCCTCAAACGCGATTGTGTGAAATGTGTACCAGGGTCAACATATGTTCCCACGAATGTAACCATGCCAAATATGGGCGTTCATTACagctattttaattga
- the LOC108607379 gene encoding glutamate receptor ionotropic, kainate 2 isoform X2, with the protein MEMNAQYGVYYVSLVCMASMILLVKALPPVIRVGAIFTDDERESSIESAFKYAIYRINKEKSLLPNTQLVYDIEYVPRDDSFRTTKKVCRQLEAGVQAIFGPTDPLLAGHVQSICEAFDIPHIEIRVDLEMSLREFSINLYPSQNIMNLAYRDLMTYLNWTKVAIIYEEDYGLFKQQDLIHSSTEMRTEMYIRQANPETYRQVLRAIRQKEIYKIIVDTNPTNIKTFFRSILQLQMNDHRYHYMFTTFDLETYDLEDFRYNSVNITAFRLVDVESKRYQEVIDQMQKLQHSGLDMINGMPYIQTEAALMFDSVYAFAHGLKHLDISHTLTFRTLSCESDKVWSDGLSLYNYINSAAVNGLTGKIKLNEGRRNNFKVDILKLKQETVQKVGFWQPDGGVNISDPTAFYDSNIANITLVVMTREERPYVMVKDDANLTGNARFEGFCIDLLKAIAQQVGFQYKIELVPDNMYGVYIPETNSWNGIVQELMERRADLAVASMTINYARESVIDFTKPFMNLGIGILFKISDRAQTKFFSFMNPLAIEIWFFIAFGYILVSIVIWIVARLSPVEWVRSTPACSMACDHMLKKIQKQKYIDEQLELQTFENITANADDTEKRIKYREDNDNDDSESDDTKELVSVQNEFTLKNSFWFAIGALMQQGADLYPRATSTRIVGGCWFFFCLIIISSYTANLAAFLTVERMITPIESASDLAEQTEISYGTLEGGSTMTFFRDSKIGIYQKMWRYMENRKASVFVKTYEDGIKRVMDGNYAFLMESTMLDYAVQRDCNLTQIGGLLDSKGYGIATPKGSPWRDKISLAILELQEKGIIQILYDKWWKNTGDVCNRDDKSKESKANALGVENIGGVFVVLLCGLALAVVVAIFEFCWNSKKNLHTDNQSLCSEMAEELCFAMHCQGSKSKPRSALKRDCVKCVPGSTYVPTNVTMPNMGVHYSYFN; encoded by the exons atggaAATGAATGCTCAATACGGCGTCTACTATGTATCGCTAGTATGTATGGCTTCAATGATTTTACTGGTAAAAGCATTGCCCCCAGTAATTCGTGTGG GTGCAATTTTTACGGATGATGAACGCGAAAGTAGCATCGAAtcagcatttaaatatgcaatttatcgAATTAATAAGGAGAAATCGCTTTTGCCTAATACACAATTAGTATATGACATTGAATATGTGCCGCGAGACGACTCCTTTAGAACAACAAAGAAAGTCTGTCGACAATTGGAGGCCGGAGTCCAGGCAATTTTTGGGCCAACTGATCCACTTCTTGCTGGTCACGTACAATCTATTTGCGAAGCATTTGATATACCCCATATTGAAATTCGTGTCGACTTGGAAATGAGCTTGAGGGAATTCTCCATAAATTTATATCCATCACAGAATATAATGAACCTAGCCTATAGAGACCTAATGACCTATTTGAACTGGACCAAAGTCGCAATTATATATGAAGAAGATTATG GTCTCTTTAAGCAGCAGGACCTAATACATTCATCTACGGAAATGAGAACGGAAATGTATATAAGACAAGCCAATCCGGAGACCTATCGCCAAGTTTTACGTGCAATTCGGCAAAaggaaatatacaaaataatagttGACACAAATcctacaaatataaaaacattttttcgaTCA ATATTACAACTTCAAATGAATGATCACCGATATCACTATATGTTTACAACGTTT GATCTGGAGACATATGATTTGGAAGACTTTCGATACAATAGTGTGAACATCACAGCGTTCCGATTAGTTGATGTTGAGAGTAAGCGTTATCAGGAAGTTATAGATCAAATGCAGAAGTTACAACATAGCGGCTTGGATATGATAAACGGCATGCCATACATTCAG acggAGGCTGCACTTATGTTTGACTCGGTGTACGCCTTTGCGCATGGGCTAAAGCACTTGGATATCAGCCATACATTGACTTTCAGAACCCTTTCGTGCGAATCAGACAAAGTCTGGAGTGATGGACTCTcgctttataattatattaattct gccGCAGTTAATGGATTGACAGGAAAAATCAAGTTAAATGAAGGGCGTCGAAATAACTTTAAAGTTGatatacttaaattaaaacagGAAACGGTTCAAAAAGTAGGATTTTGGCAACCAGATGGGGGTGTAAACATTTCTGATCCTACCGCATTTTACGACTCTAACATTGCGAATATAACTTTGGTGGTAATGACCAGAGAG GAGCGCCCATACGTAATGGTCAAGGATGACGCTAACCTTACTGGTAATGCAAGATTTGAAGGCTTTTGCATTGATCTGTTGAAAGCTATTGCGCAGCAGGTTGgctttcaatataaaattgagcTAGTTCCAGATAATATGTACGGAGTGTATATACCGGAAACAAATTCGTGGAACGGTATTGTACAGGAACTTATGGAGAGA CGAGCTGACTTAGCTGTTGCCTCAATGACTATTAACTATGCACGAGAGAGTGTCATTGACTTTACCAAGCCTTTTATGAACTTGGGTATTGGTATATTGTTTAAG aTATCAGATCGAGCTCAAACGAAGTTCTTTTCATTTATGAATCCACTAGCCATTGAAATTTGGTTCTTTATTGCATTTGGCTACATACTTGTGTCAATCGTTATTTGGATAGTTGCCAGACTATCTCCAGTGGAATGGGTTCGCTCGACACCCGCCTGCTCTATGGCATGTGATCATATGTTAAAAAAGATTCAAAAACAGAAATATATTGACGAGCAGTTGGAGTTGCAAACATTTGAAAACATCACTGCGAATGCAGATGATACTGAAAAACGCATTAAATATAGAGaggataatgataatgatgacaGCGAATCCGATGACACAAAGGAATTAGTTAGCGTGCAAAATGAGTTTACTCTGAAGAATAGCTTTTGGTTCGCAATAGGCGCTTTGATGCAACAAGGGGCTGACTTATATCCAAGG gCTACCTCGACACGCATTGTGGGTGGATGctggtttttcttttgtctCATTATTATTTCATCGTATACTGCCAACTTGGCTGCCTTCCTTACAGTAGAGCGTATGATAACGCCTATAGAAAGTGCGTCCGATTTGGCAGAGCAAACTGAAATATCGTACGGTACTTTGGAAGGTGGTTCAACTATGACATTCTTTCGA GACTCAAAAATTGGGATTTATCAGAAGATGTGGCGGTATATGGAGAATCGAAAGGCTTCTGTATTTGTGAAGACTTACGAGGACGGTATAAAGCGCGTAATGGATGGCAATTATGCTTTTCTAATGGAGTCAACAATGTTGGACTATGCTGTCCAGCGGGATTGTAATTTAACTCAGATAGGTGGACTATTGGACTCGAAAGGATATGGGATAGCCACACCCAAAGGATCGCCATGGAGAGATAAGATCTCACTTGCAATTCTTGAACTACAAGAGAAAGGAATTATTCAAATTCTTTATGATAAATGGTGGAAAAATACTGGGGATGTTTGCAATAGAGATGACAAAAGTAAAGAATCAAAAGCTAATGCATTGGGTGTAGAAAATATTg GTGgagtatttgttgttttactcTGTGGCTTAGCactggctgttgttgtagccATTTTTGAGTTCTGCTGGAATTCAAAGAAAAATTTGCATACCGATAATCAATCATTGTGTTCTGAAATGGCTGAGGAATTATGCTTTGCCATGCACTGCCAAGGATCTAAGTCCAAGCCCAGATCGGCCCTCAAACGCGATTGTGTGAAATGTGTACCAGGGTCAACATATGTTCCCACGAATGTAACCATGCCAAATATGGGCGTTCATTACagctattttaattga